One Aureibacillus halotolerans genomic region harbors:
- a CDS encoding IS3 family transposase translates to MESFHSSLKSEEFMYTTFNSISEKEVIERIDRYLKYDNEKRLQEKLGYHAPKEFGSTAA, encoded by the coding sequence ATTGAATCGTTCCACTCGAGCTTGAAATCAGAGGAGTTTATGTATACGACATTCAATTCCATATCAGAGAAAGAGGTGATAGAACGGATCGACCGTTACCTGAAATACGATAATGAAAAGCGTCTCCAAGAAAAATTAGGCTACCACGCACCAAAAGAATTTGGTAGCACGGCAGCCTAA
- a CDS encoding YlqD family protein, translating to MRIIQTAVVKKVLTKSEKQSLAQSFKKKYDQALSELEQLKFLLKRAEHQKKAEKILRIRKEIEAKEEQLQQLRFQEEQLTLLPEGTELKVSEVQYEEDLHVGMEWNEKSREIIVENGVVKEIR from the coding sequence ATGCGAATTATTCAAACGGCAGTTGTGAAAAAAGTCCTCACTAAAAGTGAAAAGCAGTCACTTGCCCAGTCCTTTAAAAAGAAATACGATCAAGCACTGAGTGAACTTGAACAATTGAAATTCCTTTTAAAGCGTGCTGAGCACCAAAAGAAAGCAGAAAAAATACTTCGGATTCGCAAAGAAATTGAAGCCAAGGAGGAACAGCTGCAACAGCTCCGTTTTCAAGAAGAGCAGCTGACATTACTTCCTGAGGGAACAGAGCTCAAAGTGTCTGAAGTGCAATATGAAGAAGATCTCCACGTTGGCATGGAATGGAACGAAAAGTCACGCGAGATTATCGTTGAAAATGGAGTTGTGAAAGAAATACGGTAA
- a CDS encoding enolase C-terminal domain-like protein: MKIEEIAKHWVIEKIEFARLHGERARSAGANARLGIHGKACSVSLVRITIDGQTAYGASSITTEQARTFIGKQVCDLFDENGKILEPYRICLEYPLLDWLGRRWNQPVYDMYNEARSQTQSGLAVPCYDTSLYFDDLHLTNDKDAVALIQEEAKQGYAKGHRHFKIKVGRGGMHMPLMEGTRRDIAIVEGVREVAGPDGKLMIDANNAYNLNLTKDVLTALSDIGLYWIEEAFHEDEELYKDLKSWLKERNQKVLIADGEGHASPRLVDWAMQGKVDVLQYDIIHPGFTHWLELGAKLDEHALMTAPHCYGNAYGIYATGHLSASIKGFQFVEWDDITIEGMDDSAYFVKDGLFHVPPKAGFGLEFDDDRFTYQVSQDGWVIELEQTRVRSH, translated from the coding sequence ATGAAGATTGAAGAAATAGCTAAACATTGGGTGATCGAGAAGATTGAATTCGCTAGACTACATGGGGAACGGGCTCGCAGCGCAGGGGCAAACGCCAGACTAGGCATTCATGGCAAAGCCTGCTCAGTTAGCCTTGTTCGGATCACGATTGACGGCCAAACAGCATATGGCGCCTCGAGCATCACGACGGAGCAAGCGAGAACCTTCATCGGGAAACAGGTGTGCGACTTATTCGACGAAAACGGAAAAATTCTTGAACCTTATCGGATCTGTCTCGAGTATCCGTTATTGGATTGGTTGGGACGGAGATGGAACCAGCCAGTGTATGACATGTATAATGAAGCACGCAGTCAAACGCAAAGCGGGCTGGCAGTTCCATGCTATGATACGTCTCTTTATTTTGACGATTTGCATCTGACCAATGACAAGGATGCGGTAGCGCTCATTCAGGAAGAAGCCAAACAAGGGTACGCAAAGGGACATCGTCATTTTAAAATAAAGGTAGGTCGTGGCGGGATGCATATGCCGCTGATGGAGGGGACCAGACGGGATATCGCGATTGTGGAGGGTGTAAGGGAAGTGGCTGGTCCGGATGGGAAGCTGATGATCGATGCCAACAATGCGTATAATCTCAATCTGACAAAAGACGTGCTGACAGCTTTATCCGATATTGGTTTGTATTGGATCGAAGAAGCATTCCACGAAGATGAAGAATTGTACAAAGATTTAAAATCGTGGCTAAAGGAACGAAATCAGAAGGTATTGATTGCGGATGGAGAAGGGCATGCTTCCCCCCGCTTAGTAGACTGGGCTATGCAGGGGAAAGTCGATGTGTTGCAATACGATATTATCCATCCGGGCTTTACACATTGGCTCGAACTTGGCGCAAAACTGGATGAGCATGCTTTAATGACGGCGCCTCATTGTTATGGCAATGCTTATGGCATCTATGCAACAGGGCATCTTTCTGCCAGCATCAAAGGTTTTCAATTTGTGGAATGGGATGACATCACGATTGAAGGTATGGACGACAGTGCTTATTTTGTGAAAGACGGATTGTTTCATGTTCCGCCAAAAGCGGGATTCGGACTGGAATTTGACGATGATCGGTTTACCTATCAAGTTTCTCAAGACGGATGGGTGATAGAGTTAGAGCAAACGCGGGTAAGATCTCATTAA
- a CDS encoding KH domain-containing protein: MTQLIESIVRPLVDHPDDVKVTHQQNERGDVYQLTVHPEDTGKVIGKHGRVAKAIRTIVYAAATESPQKIHLDIK, from the coding sequence ATGACGCAATTAATAGAAAGCATTGTCAGGCCGCTCGTCGATCATCCAGATGACGTGAAAGTCACTCACCAGCAAAATGAGCGGGGCGACGTTTATCAGTTGACTGTTCATCCAGAAGATACGGGGAAGGTCATCGGAAAGCATGGCCGCGTTGCAAAGGCTATTCGTACAATTGTGTACGCAGCCGCAACGGAAAGCCCGCAAAAGATTCACCTAGATATAAAATGA
- the rpsP gene encoding 30S ribosomal protein S16, protein MAVKIRLKRMGSKRKPFYRVVVADSRAPRDGRFIEEIGTYNPVAKPAAFQVDEEKALQWLQNGAQPSDTVRNLFSSNGLMKKHHDAKYNQ, encoded by the coding sequence ATGGCAGTAAAAATTCGTTTGAAACGTATGGGTTCAAAAAGAAAACCTTTCTATCGTGTAGTCGTAGCTGATTCCCGCGCGCCAAGAGATGGCCGCTTTATTGAAGAGATTGGCACATACAATCCTGTCGCTAAACCAGCGGCGTTCCAAGTGGACGAAGAGAAAGCATTGCAATGGTTGCAGAATGGCGCACAGCCTTCTGACACGGTTCGCAACTTGTTTTCATCTAACGGATTGATGAAAAAGCATCACGACGCAAAATACAACCAATAA